One Serpentinicella alkaliphila DNA segment encodes these proteins:
- a CDS encoding CaiB/BaiF CoA transferase family protein codes for MKALGGVKVLDFTENLAGNLTTMYLASFGAEVIKVEKPNEGNKSRKWKPQKAGKSLYFNYLNSGKKSMTLDINKREEIEILKQIIEKVDIICESYGPGVMESLGLGYDDVIKINPKIIYASYSYFGHTGPYKNKVGSSCVAQALGVSMDMTGTVNSYPIKAGVAMGEYYGAGYLATGITLALINKQINGKGQKIDVSLLDSLFSIIEAAPATYSMSGEIQTRKGNFDPACAPYDTFKTNDGFVAIGVANEEQWKNLCKHVIYMPELIDDPRFSTNEGRCDDYLNKLRPIVESYTVTTSKYDIEKRCRAVGIPSGEVLDVPGIVTHPHIVENDFMVEIVDNEVGKTKVPKLPIELSDTPIILDSCAPELGKDTDDILNEFGINKEYMESAKN; via the coding sequence ATGAAAGCACTTGGAGGAGTTAAGGTACTGGATTTCACAGAAAACCTTGCAGGAAACCTTACAACAATGTATTTGGCTAGTTTTGGAGCTGAGGTAATAAAAGTAGAAAAACCTAACGAAGGCAATAAAAGCAGAAAATGGAAACCGCAAAAGGCAGGGAAAAGCTTATACTTCAATTACTTAAATTCTGGAAAAAAGAGTATGACTTTAGATATTAACAAAAGAGAAGAGATAGAGATATTGAAACAAATTATTGAAAAGGTGGACATAATTTGCGAAAGCTATGGTCCTGGTGTTATGGAGAGTTTAGGACTGGGTTATGATGATGTAATTAAAATAAATCCTAAAATAATTTATGCATCATACTCATACTTTGGACACACAGGTCCGTATAAAAACAAAGTAGGTTCTAGTTGTGTTGCACAGGCTTTAGGTGTTTCTATGGACATGACTGGAACTGTTAATAGTTACCCAATCAAAGCGGGAGTAGCTATGGGCGAGTATTATGGTGCTGGGTACCTAGCGACAGGGATAACGCTAGCGCTAATAAATAAACAAATCAATGGTAAAGGACAAAAAATAGATGTTTCATTATTAGATTCCCTATTCTCGATAATTGAAGCTGCTCCTGCTACATACTCTATGAGCGGAGAAATTCAGACAAGAAAAGGAAATTTTGATCCTGCCTGTGCTCCCTATGATACTTTTAAGACTAATGATGGTTTCGTTGCAATTGGTGTAGCCAATGAAGAACAGTGGAAAAACCTATGTAAGCATGTCATTTATATGCCAGAATTAATTGATGATCCTAGGTTTAGTACTAATGAAGGAAGATGTGATGATTACCTAAATAAATTAAGACCTATTGTAGAGTCGTATACAGTAACTACTTCAAAATACGACATCGAGAAAAGATGTAGAGCCGTAGGCATACCTAGTGGGGAAGTATTAGATGTACCGGGCATAGTAACCCATCCACATATAGTTGAAAATGACTTTATGGTGGAAATAGTAGATAATGAAGTGGGTAAAACCAAAGTACCAAAACTACCAATAGAATTAAGTGATACTCCTATTATACTTGATTCATGTGCACCAGAACTTGGAAAAGATACAGATGACATATTAAATGAATTTGGAATTAATAAAGAGTATATGGAAAGTGCAAAAAATTAA
- the spoIID gene encoding stage II sporulation protein D, with amino-acid sequence MRGIFFAIFSFVVVVVLIPLVILTSCDINILPRNRVEERAIIESDLSIKIYNHETKQTMELYLEDYLLNVVASEMPAAFEIEALKAQAVAARTYAIWRYMNHSKQGGHPEHPSAVLCTSHTHCQEWLSTEELLKRHGQKWFDQYWSKIEEAVNSTTGVVMTYNMNPIEPLYHSTSGGATENSEDVFATAKPYLRSVSSPYEQGSPVLVDNKVITVKEFINRMKREKSSIKISERNLASQIKIIQRTQGGSIKEIQIGDQTFTGSQIRRMFDLRSADFNVDINGSSVEFTTRGYGHGVGMSQWGANGMAKQGSDFEEILSHYYQGITLNKIKSYK; translated from the coding sequence ATGAGGGGTATTTTTTTTGCAATATTTAGCTTTGTTGTAGTTGTTGTTTTAATTCCTTTAGTTATATTAACCAGTTGTGATATAAATATTTTACCCAGAAACAGGGTTGAGGAGAGAGCTATTATTGAGTCGGATTTATCTATTAAAATATATAATCATGAAACAAAGCAGACTATGGAATTATATTTAGAAGACTATTTATTAAATGTAGTAGCTTCGGAGATGCCCGCAGCTTTTGAAATCGAAGCATTAAAGGCTCAAGCTGTAGCGGCACGGACATATGCAATTTGGCGTTATATGAATCACAGTAAGCAAGGGGGCCATCCGGAACATCCTAGCGCAGTTTTATGTACTAGCCATACCCATTGCCAAGAATGGCTATCTACTGAGGAGTTATTAAAGAGACATGGACAAAAGTGGTTTGATCAATATTGGAGTAAAATTGAAGAGGCAGTTAACTCCACTACTGGAGTAGTCATGACATATAATATGAATCCAATTGAACCTTTATATCATTCAACTAGTGGTGGGGCTACTGAAAACTCTGAAGATGTATTTGCAACTGCTAAACCATATTTAAGAAGTGTATCTAGCCCTTATGAACAAGGATCACCAGTGTTAGTAGATAACAAAGTTATAACTGTAAAAGAGTTTATAAATAGAATGAAAAGAGAAAAATCCTCAATTAAAATAAGTGAGAGAAACTTGGCATCACAAATAAAAATAATACAAAGAACTCAAGGGGGCTCTATTAAAGAAATACAAATCGGTGATCAAACATTTACAGGAAGCCAAATTAGAAGAATGTTTGATCTTAGGTCTGCAGACTTTAATGTTGATATTAATGGAAGTTCTGTTGAATTTACAACAAGAGGCTATGGGCATGGTGTAGGGATGAGTCAATGGGGAGCTAATGGAATGGCAAAACAGGGTAGTGATTTCGAAGAGATTTTAAGTCATTATTATCAAGGAATAACATTAAATAAAATAAAAAGCTACAAATAG
- a CDS encoding M23 family metallopeptidase, with the protein MPLENNNNNKRGKKGIYAFLDRQGFYIILLLCVCIVGVTGFWVTRQEPDNHYFSEENWRNEENNYNRPDITLVEENSAKEEEEDDQVVMGNETKEPSEKQKEENKNESIKPEENKNDIKEETVVETVEEPVVETSNKAVIYNMILPVQGSIGMPYAEDHLVYHKTLNQWKTHRGIDIHAKEGTPVRAALDGEVIEVITDKLLGIIITLQHDEYLLTRYSNLATGAMVSVGEFVEKGQVISAVGKTSLAKSEEGPLLHFQVINDTKLVNPQLFLPKIN; encoded by the coding sequence ATGCCCTTAGAAAACAATAATAACAATAAACGAGGAAAAAAAGGAATATATGCTTTTTTAGACAGACAGGGATTCTATATTATTTTATTACTTTGTGTCTGTATTGTAGGCGTTACCGGCTTCTGGGTAACTAGGCAAGAGCCAGATAATCACTATTTTTCAGAAGAGAATTGGAGAAATGAAGAAAATAACTATAACCGCCCGGATATAACCCTGGTTGAAGAAAATTCTGCTAAGGAAGAGGAAGAGGATGACCAGGTTGTAATGGGAAATGAGACGAAAGAACCTTCGGAAAAGCAAAAGGAAGAGAATAAAAATGAAAGTATTAAACCAGAAGAAAATAAAAATGATATAAAAGAAGAAACTGTGGTAGAAACTGTAGAAGAGCCTGTAGTGGAAACTTCGAATAAAGCAGTAATATACAATATGATTCTACCTGTGCAGGGAAGTATTGGAATGCCTTATGCAGAGGACCATCTGGTTTATCATAAAACACTAAATCAGTGGAAAACACATAGGGGAATAGATATTCATGCAAAGGAAGGAACTCCTGTGAGAGCTGCCTTAGATGGAGAAGTAATAGAGGTAATAACGGATAAACTTTTAGGTATAATTATTACATTGCAACATGATGAATATTTATTAACACGTTATAGTAATCTTGCTACTGGAGCCATGGTTTCTGTAGGGGAGTTTGTAGAAAAAGGACAGGTTATAAGTGCTGTTGGAAAAACTTCTTTAGCTAAATCAGAAGAAGGTCCTTTACTACATTTTCAAGTAATAAATGATACAAAATTAGTAAATCCACAATTATTTTTACCAAAAATTAATTAA
- a CDS encoding YwmB family TATA-box binding protein — translation MKRTKIIGLICIIIITSFTATTVFSQVFSEKVYGEQLLLQMFEKSNANISETNAYTSLYIEGKYFEMEHMKAILDELISHFQYDDEIEDIVEFEYIIGVPEEEHIDYKENTLYITKISEIGLNKIIANYCDQDRNLSTFIIYSYEYEGKSESYIIIDILQNKRYKDMVSLLGKSKEFLLKYGEDINTTLTIVGTYDGKLSNSDSYKIMKKLLRNIDGKIVEEVEDEFYTSITAYTPYLDEAIQFFDKNINLHMAIRYNAYKDLTYIWIATPLITTTY, via the coding sequence ATGAAAAGAACAAAGATTATCGGACTTATTTGTATAATAATAATAACTTCTTTTACAGCTACAACTGTATTTTCACAAGTATTTTCAGAAAAGGTTTATGGGGAGCAACTTTTATTACAGATGTTTGAAAAAAGCAATGCAAATATAAGTGAGACAAATGCATACACAAGCCTATACATAGAAGGTAAATATTTTGAAATGGAGCATATGAAAGCTATATTAGATGAATTAATTTCACACTTTCAATATGATGATGAAATTGAAGACATAGTGGAATTTGAATATATTATAGGAGTCCCAGAAGAGGAACATATAGACTATAAAGAGAATACACTTTATATAACAAAGATATCAGAAATTGGATTAAATAAAATTATTGCTAACTATTGTGATCAAGATAGGAATTTATCAACATTTATAATATATTCCTATGAATATGAAGGAAAAAGTGAGTCGTATATTATTATTGACATTTTGCAGAATAAAAGATATAAAGATATGGTGAGCTTACTAGGTAAGAGTAAAGAATTTCTATTAAAATATGGAGAAGACATTAATACTACATTAACAATTGTAGGGACTTATGATGGAAAGCTAAGTAATAGTGATTCTTATAAAATTATGAAGAAGCTTTTACGTAATATAGATGGTAAAATTGTTGAAGAAGTTGAAGATGAGTTTTATACATCAATAACGGCATATACTCCATATCTTGACGAAGCCATTCAGTTTTTCGATAAAAATATAAATTTGCATATGGCTATACGGTACAATGCTTATAAGGATTTAACCTATATTTGGATTGCAACACCTTTAATCACTACAACCTACTAA
- a CDS encoding BCCT family transporter, giving the protein MKNKSNIDYSLMLPGIIVTLLFSVSLVVNPEKGSAMVNSVFAFITTNFKWSFLLFGLFSVLFLVWLGSSRWGRIKLGAPEDKPEFSDYTWAAMVFCAGIGIAIVYWAFIEPVYYMGGPPLGVEAGSIMAAEWAGVLGQFHWGITPWAIYALPTIPIAYAIHVKRASTLRLSTACKGVIGGRAEGTLGKLINTLVIFAMIGGVGTSLGLAVPLVTALIANMLGIPESFQLQLITLTIFTSLISITVYAGLQKGIAKLADLNTYIAYFLLIFVFIAGPSIYILNLWVNSLGLMFNDFIRLSLWTDPIANAGFPEGWTVFYWAWWIAYAPMMGLFVARISRGRTIRQVVFGELIFGSFGCWVFFAIWGGYAIDVQTSGALDVAKIVSEVGTPGTIIAILSTLPAGKWLIIPIFTILCIVFLATTLNSAAFTLSAQVTKEISGHEEPNKWNRTLWAIFLGVFAVGLLATGGLTAVQLASIVVALPLMPILITMLFSLLKWLKEDYGAQLTPKTVVLETSEIISIDKTSTEAKYS; this is encoded by the coding sequence ATGAAAAATAAGAGTAATATAGATTATTCTTTAATGTTACCTGGAATTATTGTAACACTTCTTTTTTCAGTATCATTAGTGGTTAATCCAGAGAAGGGATCCGCTATGGTAAATTCGGTGTTTGCGTTTATAACTACTAATTTTAAATGGTCATTTTTACTATTTGGTTTGTTTTCTGTTCTGTTTCTTGTATGGCTTGGATCTAGTCGGTGGGGGAGAATAAAATTAGGTGCTCCTGAGGATAAACCTGAATTTTCTGATTACACCTGGGCTGCAATGGTGTTTTGTGCAGGTATAGGTATTGCTATAGTATACTGGGCGTTTATAGAGCCAGTTTACTATATGGGAGGACCACCTTTAGGAGTTGAGGCAGGATCAATTATGGCTGCAGAGTGGGCAGGGGTACTAGGTCAGTTTCACTGGGGAATTACGCCATGGGCAATATATGCATTGCCGACAATTCCAATAGCCTACGCTATACATGTTAAAAGGGCATCTACTTTAAGACTCAGCACTGCTTGTAAGGGAGTTATAGGTGGTAGGGCAGAGGGAACATTAGGTAAATTAATTAACACATTGGTAATTTTTGCTATGATTGGTGGGGTTGGAACATCTTTAGGTTTAGCAGTACCTCTAGTAACAGCATTAATTGCTAATATGTTAGGAATACCAGAGAGTTTTCAACTACAATTAATTACATTAACAATTTTCACAAGTCTTATTTCAATTACTGTATACGCTGGATTACAAAAGGGCATTGCAAAACTTGCTGATCTTAATACGTACATTGCTTATTTCTTACTGATATTTGTATTTATAGCAGGTCCATCTATTTACATATTAAATCTCTGGGTAAATAGTCTTGGTTTAATGTTTAATGATTTTATAAGACTTAGTCTATGGACAGATCCAATAGCCAACGCTGGGTTCCCTGAGGGGTGGACAGTATTCTACTGGGCTTGGTGGATTGCCTATGCACCAATGATGGGATTGTTTGTTGCAAGAATATCTAGAGGCAGAACAATTAGGCAGGTAGTATTTGGAGAATTAATTTTTGGAAGTTTTGGATGTTGGGTATTTTTCGCAATATGGGGCGGTTACGCTATAGATGTACAGACATCTGGTGCTTTGGATGTGGCGAAGATTGTTAGTGAAGTAGGTACTCCAGGTACAATTATAGCTATTTTGAGCACTCTACCAGCAGGTAAATGGCTAATTATACCTATATTTACTATTCTTTGTATAGTGTTTCTGGCAACAACTTTAAACTCAGCTGCATTTACTCTTTCAGCACAGGTTACAAAAGAAATTAGTGGGCATGAAGAACCAAATAAATGGAATAGAACTCTATGGGCAATCTTCTTAGGAGTTTTTGCTGTAGGACTTCTTGCTACTGGTGGGTTAACAGCTGTACAACTAGCGTCAATTGTAGTTGCTTTACCATTAATGCCAATACTTATAACTATGCTGTTTTCATTATTAAAGTGGTTAAAAGAAGATTATGGAGCTCAGTTAACACCTAAGACTGTTGTGTTAGAAACCAGTGAAATAATATCTATAGACAAAACAAGTACTGAAGCAAAATATAGCTAG
- a CDS encoding sigma-54 interaction domain-containing protein: protein MNFDNIEQVFENDNFKEIIDNLHDEIMVFDNNYTLVYINKASYRHYGVSPESMIGKKFQSFDGTYWGQSTLPIVYKTKKMVARKQITKLGADVLTVSVPIFDENGDIKYVAMSVNDIDSINKLSHQQCEFNEVGITHKNLVDSDVNLIYQSDQMREITSLCKKISKVKSPCLILGETGTGKSLLAKYIHSKSDRRDKPFMNINCASISHNLIESELFGYCKGAFSGANKEGKKGLIELANGGTLFLDEISEIPIALQAKLLQVIQDEEFIPIGGQKSIRVDIRVIAATNCNLLQMVDLGTFRRDLYFRLNVFEIEIPSLRERKEDVLALTYYYINLFNKAYKRNHTISNEAIKIIGSYSWPGNIRELSHTIEKLVVLVEDIEITAQHIPKHLYVYEKPKTTINTDNKSLDEMKEELEKQIIIKTYNKYKNSVKVAQELKISQPKAYRLIKKYIDNELNK, encoded by the coding sequence GTGAATTTCGATAATATTGAGCAAGTTTTTGAAAATGATAATTTTAAAGAAATCATCGATAATCTTCATGACGAAATAATGGTTTTTGATAATAATTATACTCTAGTTTATATAAATAAAGCAAGCTATAGACATTATGGGGTCTCTCCAGAGAGTATGATTGGAAAAAAATTTCAATCTTTTGATGGAACGTATTGGGGACAATCAACTCTTCCGATAGTTTATAAAACGAAGAAAATGGTAGCTCGCAAACAAATTACTAAACTAGGTGCAGATGTTTTAACGGTTTCTGTTCCTATATTTGATGAAAATGGTGATATAAAATATGTAGCAATGAGTGTGAATGATATAGATAGTATTAATAAACTTTCCCATCAACAGTGCGAATTTAATGAAGTAGGGATAACTCATAAAAATTTAGTTGATTCAGATGTGAATTTGATTTATCAAAGTGATCAGATGAGAGAAATAACTTCTTTATGTAAGAAGATTTCTAAAGTTAAATCTCCTTGCTTAATACTGGGCGAGACAGGGACAGGTAAAAGTCTTTTAGCAAAGTATATTCATTCAAAAAGTGATAGACGAGATAAACCTTTTATGAATATTAATTGTGCAAGTATAAGTCATAATCTTATTGAATCAGAGTTGTTTGGATATTGTAAAGGAGCTTTTTCAGGTGCTAATAAGGAGGGTAAAAAAGGCCTAATAGAATTGGCTAATGGAGGAACCTTGTTTTTGGACGAGATATCGGAAATACCAATAGCTCTACAGGCAAAATTACTACAAGTAATTCAAGATGAAGAGTTTATTCCTATTGGTGGACAGAAAAGCATTAGGGTTGATATACGAGTAATTGCAGCAACAAATTGTAATTTATTGCAGATGGTAGACTTAGGGACTTTTAGGAGAGATTTATATTTTAGACTTAATGTTTTTGAAATAGAAATTCCTTCTTTAAGAGAAAGGAAAGAAGATGTACTGGCCTTAACTTATTACTATATTAATTTGTTTAATAAAGCATATAAAAGAAATCATACAATATCAAATGAAGCAATTAAGATAATAGGTTCGTATTCATGGCCTGGTAATATTAGGGAGTTATCTCATACAATTGAAAAGCTTGTAGTTCTAGTTGAGGATATTGAAATTACTGCGCAGCATATACCAAAACATTTATACGTATATGAAAAACCTAAAACTACAATTAATACAGACAACAAGTCTTTGGATGAAATGAAAGAAGAACTAGAAAAGCAAATTATTATTAAAACATATAATAAGTATAAAAATAGTGTTAAGGTTGCTCAAGAGCTTAAAATCAGTCAACCAAAGGCTTATAGACTTATAAAAAAATATATTGATAATGAATTGAATAAATAA
- a CDS encoding NusG domain II-containing protein, whose amino-acid sequence MKVFTKADIALIAVIIILSTTSIFAIPRLLTSGAEIKEIVINIDGAEIHRFPLEYTEESKFIDFPFIINGEEYTGRLELLEGSVRLHRLSKNISPLSIHADMGWISESYQMIVSLPIKLYISIEESTEVQHDFDIIAY is encoded by the coding sequence ATGAAGGTTTTTACAAAGGCAGATATTGCTCTTATAGCCGTTATTATTATACTAAGTACAACTTCAATATTTGCTATACCTAGACTTTTAACAAGTGGTGCTGAGATTAAGGAGATAGTAATTAACATAGATGGAGCTGAAATACATCGCTTTCCACTTGAATATACAGAGGAATCAAAGTTTATAGATTTTCCGTTTATTATTAACGGAGAAGAGTACACCGGAAGACTTGAACTATTAGAAGGCTCTGTAAGATTACACAGACTTTCAAAAAATATTTCCCCCTTATCTATTCATGCGGATATGGGCTGGATAAGCGAGTCATACCAAATGATTGTTTCATTACCTATTAAACTATATATTTCTATAGAGGAATCAACAGAGGTTCAGCATGATTTTGATATTATTGCATATTAA
- the spoIIID gene encoding sporulation transcriptional regulator SpoIIID, with protein MKDYIEKRVVQIANFILDEKATVRQTAKVFGVSKSTVHKDVTERLPKINPLVANQVKNILDINKAERHIRGGKATRMKYKKAVNSR; from the coding sequence TTGAAAGACTATATAGAAAAGCGGGTTGTGCAGATAGCCAATTTTATTTTAGATGAGAAGGCTACGGTACGGCAAACCGCTAAAGTTTTTGGCGTAAGTAAAAGTACAGTCCACAAGGATGTAACGGAAAGACTTCCTAAGATAAACCCTTTAGTAGCGAATCAAGTGAAAAATATTCTTGATATTAATAAAGCTGAGAGGCATATTAGAGGTGGAAAAGCGACTAGGATGAAATATAAAAAAGCTGTTAATAGCAGATAA
- the murA gene encoding UDP-N-acetylglucosamine 1-carboxyvinyltransferase produces the protein MAKIIVEKSGPLQGTVRVSGAKNSVLPILAASLLSTEKCLLEEVPALRDVDVICEVLISLGADVKRLDRERIEVNALNIDNFEAPYDLVRKMRASFLVMGPLLARTGEARISMPGGCAIGTRPIDLHLKGFKALGAKITIGHGFVEAKADKLIGSTIYLDFPSVGATENIMMAAVMAEGETIIENAAEEPEITDLANFLNKMGAHIEGAGTDTIRIVGVKKLKGAKHSVIPDRIEAGTYMVAAAISKGDVTVDHVVIDHLKPMIAKLRECGVEVIEQDGAVRVIATERPKAVDIKTLPYPGFPTDMQAQFMALLSVADGTSVMIETVFENRYMHVSELKRMGSDIKIEGRSAIIEGKEGLHGAPVKATDLRAGAALILCGIISEGITEISDVYHIDRGYVNIEKKLKDLGANIYRIEDDNKKF, from the coding sequence TTGGCTAAAATTATTGTTGAAAAAAGTGGACCTCTACAGGGGACTGTTCGCGTAAGTGGAGCAAAAAATTCAGTATTACCTATTTTGGCTGCATCCTTATTGTCGACTGAGAAATGTTTGTTGGAAGAAGTTCCTGCTCTAAGAGATGTAGATGTTATTTGTGAAGTTTTAATTAGCCTAGGAGCAGATGTAAAAAGACTGGATAGAGAAAGAATAGAAGTAAATGCTTTAAATATTGACAACTTTGAAGCCCCTTATGATTTAGTAAGAAAAATGAGGGCATCATTTTTAGTTATGGGACCACTATTGGCGAGAACTGGTGAAGCAAGAATCTCAATGCCTGGTGGTTGTGCTATAGGTACTCGACCAATAGATTTGCATTTAAAAGGATTTAAAGCCCTAGGGGCTAAAATAACAATAGGACATGGTTTTGTAGAAGCAAAGGCAGATAAACTTATTGGAAGCACAATATATTTAGATTTTCCAAGTGTTGGAGCTACAGAAAATATAATGATGGCAGCAGTTATGGCTGAAGGTGAAACTATTATTGAAAATGCCGCCGAAGAGCCAGAAATTACTGATTTAGCTAACTTTTTAAATAAAATGGGAGCCCATATTGAAGGGGCCGGAACAGATACTATTAGAATAGTTGGAGTAAAGAAGTTAAAGGGTGCTAAGCATAGTGTAATTCCGGATAGAATAGAAGCAGGTACCTATATGGTTGCTGCAGCAATATCTAAAGGTGATGTTACTGTAGACCATGTAGTAATTGATCATTTAAAACCTATGATTGCAAAGCTAAGGGAATGTGGTGTTGAAGTAATCGAGCAAGATGGAGCTGTAAGAGTTATTGCTACGGAAAGACCAAAGGCTGTTGATATTAAAACACTTCCTTATCCGGGATTTCCAACGGATATGCAGGCGCAGTTTATGGCCTTATTGAGTGTTGCTGATGGAACTAGTGTTATGATAGAAACGGTATTTGAAAATAGATACATGCATGTAAGTGAGTTAAAAAGAATGGGTTCAGATATCAAAATTGAGGGAAGAAGTGCGATAATTGAAGGTAAGGAAGGCTTACATGGAGCACCAGTAAAGGCTACTGATTTAAGAGCTGGGGCAGCACTTATATTATGTGGAATAATTTCTGAAGGAATTACTGAAATTTCAGATGTTTATCATATAGATAGGGGCTATGTAAACATTGAAAAAAAACTTAAAGATTTAGGAGCTAATATTTATAGAATAGAAGATGATAATAAAAAGTTCTAA
- a CDS encoding F0F1 ATP synthase subunit epsilon codes for MASKFLLEIVTPDRVFFEEEVEMVIVRTNEGDQGILRDHMKMVSEVAVGRIKIKKEGQISEAAIAGGFIKVDLDKTTILTDAAEWPDEIDPKRAMAAKQRAEERLKNRRDGINVYRAEVALNKALNRIQVYESFKR; via the coding sequence ATGGCTTCTAAATTTCTATTAGAAATAGTAACTCCTGATAGAGTCTTCTTTGAGGAAGAAGTTGAAATGGTAATAGTAAGAACCAATGAAGGTGATCAGGGGATTTTAAGGGATCACATGAAAATGGTTTCTGAAGTTGCCGTTGGGAGGATAAAAATTAAAAAAGAAGGACAAATTTCAGAGGCAGCTATTGCAGGTGGGTTTATAAAGGTTGACTTGGATAAAACCACGATATTAACAGATGCTGCAGAATGGCCAGACGAAATAGATCCAAAAAGAGCGATGGCTGCTAAGCAAAGGGCAGAAGAGAGGCTTAAAAATAGAAGAGACGGCATAAATGTTTATAGGGCAGAGGTTGCACTTAATAAAGCACTGAACCGCATACAGGTTTATGAAAGTTTTAAAAGATAA
- a CDS encoding CaiB/BaiF CoA transferase family protein — MNLLEGVKVIDFTHAYAGPFCTLNLADFGAEVIKIERIEGDVSRGWGPFKNNYSGYYSSFNRGKKSITLNIKSEEGKKIIFDLVKDADIVCSNFKAGTLENYGIGYEQMKEIKPDIIYASISGFGDSGVLSKFAAYDNVVQAMSGIMDLTGFPEGDPTKIGPAIGDSYTGLMLLLGITTAYYNKLETGKGQKVEVTMLGSLIQMATNPILEYTAFGKIISRMGNMNAHYAPCDVYKVKDGYVSIAVKNDKMWKEFCNVLNGPDIHSDQKFKDNEARIKNNLELKEIIEDSFTEKTRNEVVEKLEKIGIPVASVQNIQEAFENPHLKARDMIIELNDPGLGKIKLVGNPIKLSENPPAIKISSPLLGEHTEDILTKMGFTVEEVQNLRSKKVV, encoded by the coding sequence ATGAATCTTTTAGAAGGTGTAAAAGTAATTGATTTTACCCATGCATATGCTGGGCCATTTTGCACATTAAACTTAGCAGACTTTGGGGCAGAAGTTATAAAGATAGAAAGAATTGAAGGAGATGTTTCAAGGGGGTGGGGGCCATTTAAAAACAATTATAGTGGATACTATAGCTCTTTTAATCGAGGGAAAAAAAGCATTACTCTAAACATTAAAAGTGAAGAGGGTAAAAAGATTATTTTCGATTTAGTCAAAGATGCGGATATAGTATGTTCTAACTTTAAGGCAGGGACCTTAGAGAATTATGGAATTGGATATGAACAGATGAAAGAAATTAAACCAGATATTATTTATGCGTCTATATCGGGATTTGGTGATTCGGGTGTACTATCTAAATTTGCAGCATATGACAATGTTGTTCAGGCTATGAGCGGAATTATGGATCTGACTGGATTTCCAGAGGGGGATCCAACGAAAATTGGACCAGCGATTGGGGATAGTTATACTGGTTTGATGTTACTCTTAGGTATAACAACTGCATATTATAATAAGTTAGAGACTGGAAAGGGACAGAAGGTAGAGGTAACTATGTTGGGATCTCTTATTCAAATGGCAACAAATCCAATATTAGAATATACGGCATTTGGTAAAATAATTAGTAGAATGGGAAATATGAATGCCCACTATGCACCTTGTGATGTTTATAAAGTAAAGGATGGATATGTCAGTATCGCAGTAAAAAATGATAAGATGTGGAAAGAGTTTTGTAATGTATTGAATGGACCTGATATACATTCTGATCAAAAATTCAAAGATAATGAAGCACGTATTAAAAATAATCTTGAGCTGAAGGAAATTATTGAAGACAGTTTTACTGAGAAAACTAGAAATGAAGTAGTAGAGAAGTTGGAGAAAATAGGTATTCCAGTGGCATCAGTTCAGAATATACAGGAAGCTTTCGAAAATCCTCATTTGAAAGCTCGAGATATGATAATTGAACTTAATGATCCTGGATTAGGTAAGATAAAACTAGTTGGAAATCCAATTAAGTTATCCGAGAATCCTCCAGCTATAAAAATTTCTTCACCATTGCTGGGAGAACATACGGAAGACATACTTACTAAAATGGGGTTTACAGTTGAGGAAGTTCAAAATCTAAGAAGTAAAAAGGTAGTTTAA